A section of the Oreochromis aureus strain Israel breed Guangdong linkage group 22, ZZ_aureus, whole genome shotgun sequence genome encodes:
- the LOC116315953 gene encoding CMP-N-acetylneuraminate-beta-galactosamide-alpha-2,3-sialyltransferase 1-like — MFPGHTSRMISKLKMLVLLLCFTGIGVYFKMGYHFTYYAMNQKPCACKKCLSEDKQLLLDQSNRSIQPFLTPDFSILENEFNWWKRLQTESRSFGVYETTVANFFKIFPRNPDVIQPKPDHCRTCAVVGNSGNLRRSHYGPLIDLHEVVIRMNTGITRGFEKDVGNKTTHRVMYPESAVDVDDNTHFVLFPFKIQDFEWLINASTTGFTGRSYMPVPSKIKANKDLVMVVNPAFMKYVHDVWLGHRGLYPSTGFMALILALHICDEVDVFGYGADSNGNWSHYWEILKNKNLKTGVHAGKYEYDIIWRLAQQQKIKFYEAVMKTI, encoded by the exons ATGTTTCCTGGTCACACATCTAGAATGATTTCAAAATTGAAGATGCTTGTTTTACTGCTGTGTTTCACTGGCATTGGTGTGTATTTCAAAATGGGCTACCACTTCACTTATTATGCTATGAACCAAAAGCCGTGTGCTTGTAAAAAATGCTTATCTGAAGATAAGCAGTTGCTTCTGGATCAATCGAACAGAAGCATTCAACCATTTTTGACTCCAGACTTCAGCATCTTGGAGAATGAATTCAACTGGTGGAAG CGCTTGCAGACTGAAAGCCGTAGCTTTGGAGTTTATGAAACAACGGTGGCCAACTTCTTTAAAATCTTCCCACGGAATCCAGATGTTATACAACCCAAACCTGACCACTGCAGGACTTGTGCAGTGGTAGGTAATTCTGGTAATCTAAGGAGATCACATTATGGACCGCTGATAGATTTACATGAAGTTGTCATAAG AATGAACACTGGTATTACCAGAGGCTTTGAAAAAGATGTTGGTAACAAGACAACTCATCGTGTCATGTATCCAGAGAGTGCTGTGGATGTGGATGACAACACTCATTTTGTGCTGTTTCCTTTTAAGATACAGGACTTTGAGTGGCTCATTAATGCCTCTACAACAGGTTTTACTGGAAG GTCTTATATGCCAGTGCCTTCAAAGATCAAAGCTAATAAGGATTTG GTCATGGTGGTAAATCCAGCTTTTATGAAATATGTTCATGACGTTTGGCTGGGACACAGAGGACTTTATCCATCCACTGGCTTTATGGCTTTGATTCTTGCACTGCACATTTGTGATGAG gtTGATGTGTTTGGTTATGGAGCTGACAGTAATGGAAACTGGAGTCACTACTGGGAAatactcaaaaacaaaaatttaaaaactggagtACATGCTGGAAAATATGAATATGACATCATCTGGCGCTTAGCTCAGCAACAAAAAATTAAGTTTTATGAGGCTGTAATGAAGACGATATGA